The following proteins are encoded in a genomic region of Sorangiineae bacterium MSr12523:
- a CDS encoding SOS response-associated peptidase, producing the protein MDYSEKKIREAFADLGELDVHFDLSSPRHNVSPTDPVPVVHREDGHLKLDGMVWGTREERAASKRPILLVRAETVAKGSLASRTRGLVMFTKFYEWQGEKGTKRKPYAVRQKDGRILALAALCKRTVTSDGEVRESCTIITQPAAGPLVEIHDRMPVLVTDEHLATWLDPSTKTDAALHLVQTIQPADSLEPYPEDPLKVV; encoded by the coding sequence GTGGACTACAGTGAAAAAAAGATACGGGAAGCGTTCGCTGACCTGGGCGAGCTCGACGTGCACTTCGATCTGTCCTCCCCCCGCCACAACGTGTCGCCGACCGATCCGGTGCCCGTGGTGCATCGAGAAGACGGCCATTTGAAGCTTGACGGCATGGTCTGGGGCACACGCGAGGAGCGCGCCGCCTCGAAGCGGCCCATCTTGCTCGTCCGCGCAGAGACGGTCGCAAAGGGCTCGCTGGCGAGCCGCACGCGCGGGCTGGTGATGTTCACGAAGTTCTACGAGTGGCAAGGCGAGAAGGGCACGAAGCGCAAACCCTACGCCGTTCGCCAGAAGGACGGTCGCATCCTCGCCCTCGCCGCCCTCTGCAAGCGCACCGTTACGTCGGACGGCGAGGTGCGCGAGAGCTGCACCATCATCACGCAACCCGCCGCAGGCCCTTTGGTCGAGATCCACGACCGGATGCCGGTCCTGGTCACCGACGAGCACTTGGCAACGTGGCTCGATCCATCGACGAAAACCGATGCCGCGCTTCACTTGGTCCAAACGATCCAACCGGCGGATTCTCTGGAGCCATATCCGGAGGACCCGTTGAAGGTCGTCTAA